One genomic segment of Pirellulales bacterium includes these proteins:
- a CDS encoding flagellin, which translates to MSRINTNISSLLAQTALANSQTQLQTSLTQLSTGFQINTGADNPAGLIASQVLQTNITGANAAITNSQTADELIATADSALGQISSLLDSINGLVSNSANTGAESASEIAANQLQVDSSLQAIDQISQTTSFGGENILNGSLNFLTSSAGNALTTATGTFGTQAANAEATGNFAASPDASLTLTGTATGGGAVTFTAATPGTANGYSIQYTFASAGPTSASIDTSAKTVTINVASGATAASVVAAVAASTATSAVFNAASASSGAIFTSTAANGAAVSGTTAGAGTATIVLSATNAGTAYNGVNVTITQNATSAGAITATYTTSSKTLTLSTVASTTANQIINKINATGLFSASTTSDGTSTLAAATFSGVTSEGAQSNQIQITAVNGGTAYNGVNVVLTSGAAAGHETASYTTSTKTLTIATNANSTTSDLVTAINNTGLFTAKPTVAGATGSYALGATSAVTAGGASAGAAISNLQINQANFGTQTSLAVNVDVTQQAKQAALVYSGGALASATVLQLGGDNGYQVLNFAAGTTISQIESAVNQSSDSTGVSASVNGSQLTLSSTDYGSNSFVSAQALSGSFATHTISGNTHTDATYTTGVDTAGTINGQEATGNGLSLSLNSTDLNVSFNVNSSLASNTSFSFDITGGGANFQLGPNVVSAEQIRLGIPSVSSANLGGTSGSLYTLQSGGANALATNPDTASAIVQQAINQVADLRGRLGAFQSDTLQTNINALTNTVNNLTSAQSNIQDTNFATATANLTRAQILVQSGTSVLQIANQQPQQVLALLKGAGG; encoded by the coding sequence ATGTCCCGGATCAACACGAATATCAGTTCACTACTCGCGCAGACGGCGTTGGCCAATTCACAAACCCAGTTGCAAACCTCCCTCACTCAGTTGAGCACCGGTTTCCAGATCAACACCGGCGCCGACAACCCGGCCGGTTTGATCGCCAGCCAAGTGTTGCAAACCAACATCACCGGGGCGAATGCCGCCATCACCAACAGCCAGACGGCCGACGAATTGATCGCCACGGCCGATAGCGCCTTGGGCCAGATCAGCTCGCTCTTGGACTCGATCAATGGGCTGGTGTCGAACTCCGCCAACACGGGTGCTGAAAGCGCCTCGGAAATCGCGGCCAATCAACTCCAAGTCGACTCTTCGCTCCAAGCCATCGATCAGATCTCGCAAACCACGTCGTTCGGCGGCGAGAACATTTTGAACGGCAGCCTCAACTTCCTCACCAGCTCGGCCGGCAATGCCCTCACCACGGCCACCGGCACGTTTGGCACCCAAGCCGCCAACGCCGAAGCGACCGGCAACTTCGCCGCCTCGCCCGACGCGTCGCTCACCCTGACCGGCACGGCGACGGGCGGCGGTGCAGTGACCTTTACCGCCGCGACCCCCGGTACGGCGAACGGCTACAGCATCCAATACACCTTCGCGTCAGCCGGCCCGACGTCCGCGTCGATCGACACTAGCGCGAAAACCGTGACGATCAATGTTGCCAGCGGCGCCACCGCGGCAAGCGTCGTCGCCGCCGTCGCCGCCAGCACGGCAACCTCTGCCGTGTTCAATGCAGCCTCCGCGAGCTCGGGCGCGATTTTCACTTCGACCGCCGCCAACGGGGCAGCCGTCAGCGGCACAACCGCCGGCGCCGGAACTGCCACGATCGTCCTCTCGGCAACCAATGCCGGCACGGCCTATAACGGTGTCAACGTCACGATCACGCAGAACGCTACATCGGCCGGCGCCATCACGGCGACCTATACGACCAGCAGCAAGACGCTGACCTTGAGCACGGTCGCTTCGACGACGGCGAACCAGATCATCAACAAGATCAACGCCACCGGCCTGTTCAGCGCCAGCACCACGAGCGACGGCACCAGCACGCTGGCCGCCGCGACGTTCAGCGGCGTGACCTCGGAAGGGGCCCAGTCGAACCAGATTCAGATCACCGCCGTCAACGGCGGCACGGCCTACAACGGCGTCAACGTCGTGCTCACCAGCGGTGCGGCCGCCGGGCACGAAACGGCCAGCTACACCACCAGCACCAAAACGTTGACCATCGCAACGAATGCCAACTCCACCACGAGCGACTTGGTGACCGCGATCAACAACACCGGCTTGTTCACCGCCAAACCGACCGTCGCCGGAGCAACCGGCTCGTACGCGTTGGGCGCGACTTCGGCGGTGACAGCGGGCGGGGCGTCGGCCGGTGCCGCGATCAGCAACTTGCAGATCAACCAGGCCAATTTCGGCACGCAAACGTCGCTGGCGGTGAACGTCGATGTAACCCAGCAGGCCAAGCAAGCCGCGCTGGTCTACTCCGGCGGGGCCCTTGCTTCCGCCACGGTGCTTCAGCTCGGCGGCGACAACGGCTATCAGGTGCTCAACTTCGCGGCCGGAACCACGATCAGCCAGATCGAATCGGCCGTCAATCAGTCGAGCGATTCGACGGGCGTCAGTGCGTCGGTCAACGGTTCGCAGCTCACGCTGAGTTCGACCGACTACGGTTCGAATTCATTCGTGTCGGCCCAGGCCTTGAGCGGTTCGTTCGCCACGCACACGATCAGCGGCAACACCCATACCGATGCCACTTACACCACCGGTGTGGATACCGCTGGCACGATCAATGGACAAGAAGCGACCGGCAACGGACTGAGCCTGTCGCTCAACAGCACCGACCTGAACGTCAGTTTCAACGTCAACTCGAGCCTGGCCAGCAACACCTCGTTCAGCTTCGACATCACGGGCGGCGGAGCCAACTTCCAGTTGGGACCGAACGTCGTGTCGGCCGAACAGATTCGGCTGGGCATCCCCAGCGTCAGCTCCGCCAACTTGGGCGGCACCTCCGGCAGCCTTTATACCCTTCAGTCCGGTGGAGCAAACGCCTTGGCGACCAATCCCGACACCGCGTCGGCGATCGTGCAACAGGCCATCAATCAAGTGGCCGACCTGCGAGGTCGGTTGGGTGCGTTCCAGTCCGATACGCTCCAAACCAACATCAACGCTCTCACCAACACGGTCAACAACCTGACCTCGGCCCAGAGCAACATCCAGGACACGAACTTCGCCACCGCAACGGCGAACCTGACGCGTGCTCAAATCCTGGTGCAATCGGGCACGTCGGTCTTGCAAATTGCCAACCAACAGCCGCAGCAAGTGCTCGCCCTGCTGAAGGGCGCCGGCGGCTAA
- a CDS encoding FAD-linked oxidase C-terminal domain-containing protein, which yields MRSPTTLASLADELRAIVGQSGVLHAGSDLLVFECDGYQIEKNSPDIAAFPRSTDEVARVVRAAARYEIPIVPRGAGTSLAGGCLPVGGGLMIVLTRMKRILEINLRDRYAVVEPGVVNAWLNQALAGTGYHYAPDPSSQGACTIGGNVATNSGGPHTLKYGVTVNHVLGLEAVLADGRVIQCGGPAEDSPGLDLVGALVGSEGTLAIVAKIWVRLTRNPQGCRTMLAVYDTIDEATDTISQIIGAGIIPAAIEMMDQGIIAAVEQAYHFGFPLDAQAVLLIEVDGLEAGLDAQRDVVAELCRQCGARNVQFAADATERQLLWKSRKQAFGAIGRLSPNYCTQDGVVPRTKLPHILRRILAIGEKHRVRIVNVFHAGDGNIHPIILYDEREPGAIERVLQASGEILDECIHCGGSVTGEHGIGVEKIRYMAKMFTADDLAAMEHLRTAFNPENRLNPCKMLPTAGGCGMEQIRPGRRAAL from the coding sequence ATGCGATCTCCCACGACTCTTGCTTCGCTTGCCGACGAACTGCGCGCAATCGTCGGGCAGAGCGGCGTGTTGCATGCCGGATCGGACTTGCTCGTTTTCGAGTGCGACGGATATCAGATCGAAAAGAATTCGCCCGATATTGCGGCGTTTCCGCGTTCGACCGACGAAGTCGCTCGCGTGGTGCGGGCGGCGGCGAGGTACGAAATCCCGATCGTGCCGCGCGGGGCCGGCACGAGTCTGGCGGGCGGTTGCCTGCCGGTCGGCGGCGGCCTGATGATCGTGCTGACGCGCATGAAACGCATCTTGGAGATCAATCTCCGCGATCGCTATGCCGTGGTCGAGCCCGGCGTGGTGAACGCCTGGCTGAATCAAGCGCTCGCTGGAACCGGCTACCACTACGCGCCCGATCCATCGAGCCAAGGGGCATGCACGATCGGCGGCAACGTGGCGACCAATTCTGGCGGTCCGCATACGCTGAAATATGGCGTGACGGTCAACCACGTGCTGGGGCTCGAGGCCGTCTTGGCCGACGGGCGCGTGATCCAGTGCGGCGGTCCGGCAGAAGACTCACCCGGACTCGATCTGGTCGGCGCGTTGGTCGGCAGCGAAGGGACGCTCGCGATTGTTGCCAAAATCTGGGTCCGCCTCACCCGCAATCCCCAGGGCTGCCGGACGATGCTGGCCGTGTACGATACGATCGATGAAGCCACCGACACGATCAGCCAAATCATCGGCGCGGGGATCATTCCGGCAGCCATCGAAATGATGGATCAGGGGATCATCGCAGCGGTTGAACAGGCGTATCATTTCGGTTTTCCGCTCGATGCGCAGGCCGTGCTGCTGATCGAAGTGGATGGGCTTGAGGCGGGCCTGGACGCGCAGCGCGACGTCGTGGCCGAGTTGTGCCGGCAGTGCGGTGCCCGCAATGTGCAGTTCGCGGCCGATGCAACCGAGCGGCAATTATTGTGGAAGAGCCGCAAGCAAGCCTTCGGCGCGATCGGCCGGTTGAGCCCGAACTATTGCACGCAAGACGGTGTGGTGCCGCGGACCAAATTGCCTCATATCTTGCGGCGCATTCTTGCGATTGGCGAGAAACATCGCGTGCGGATCGTAAACGTGTTTCATGCCGGCGACGGCAATATTCACCCGATCATTCTTTACGATGAGCGCGAGCCGGGGGCGATCGAGCGAGTGCTTCAAGCCAGCGGCGAAATTCTGGATGAGTGTATCCACTGCGGCGGCAGCGTCACCGGCGAGCATGGGATCGGCGTGGAAAAAATTCGCTACATGGCAAAAATGTTTACCGCCGATGATCTTGCCGCGATGGAGCACTTGCGGACTGCGTTCAATCCCGAAAACCGCCTGAACCCATGCAAAATGTTGCCGACGGCCGGCGGCTGCGGCATGGAACAAATCCGTCCCGGTCGCCGGGCGGCGCTATAA
- a CDS encoding GNAT family protein, with translation MELWIKPSELADVPAIVALRNDPATLLHLHDPNQYNEAQTEDWLHHLPATSKRYSVFPWTNSPTTPAELGPFIGLVRIDRIDAVSRNCAVGLDLVPDQRGKGLSKKVYAWLLDYLFRQLNMHLVYLEVLESNTRAQHVYERLGFRVDGRLRQRVFRNGMYEDSILMSLLRSEYKQ, from the coding sequence ATGGAACTTTGGATCAAGCCGAGCGAACTGGCCGACGTGCCGGCGATTGTCGCGCTGCGCAACGACCCGGCGACTCTTTTGCACCTCCACGATCCGAACCAATACAACGAAGCCCAAACGGAAGACTGGCTCCACCACTTGCCTGCCACGTCGAAGCGATACTCCGTGTTCCCGTGGACGAACTCACCCACCACGCCCGCCGAACTCGGCCCATTCATCGGCCTGGTGCGAATTGACCGCATCGACGCGGTGAGCCGCAATTGCGCGGTGGGCCTCGATCTCGTGCCCGACCAGCGCGGCAAAGGGCTGTCGAAAAAAGTGTATGCCTGGCTGCTCGACTATCTGTTCCGTCAATTGAACATGCACCTGGTTTATCTCGAGGTGCTCGAATCCAACACCCGCGCGCAGCATGTTTATGAGCGGCTTGGATTCCGCGTCGATGGCCGGCTGCGGCAGCGGGTTTTCCGAAATGGAATGTACGAAGACTCGATCCTCATGTCCCTTCTGCGGAGCGAATACAAGCAATGA
- a CDS encoding DegT/DnrJ/EryC1/StrS family aminotransferase, protein MIPLFKVFVAPEAQQAVSKTLCSGYIAQGPQVDQFEQLLALHFGNPRMVTVNSCTSAIHLALHLIKREYGLSDSTEILSSPMTCAATNFPAVANRFAIRWVDVDPGTLNIDLDDAARKLSRETRVLLFVHWGGYPIDYDRMALLTAEYRRRFGQDLIVVEDCAHAWESRFRGRLVGSTCEEHFAAFSFQAIKSLTTGDGGLLITPPGTMWRGARMARWFGLDRDNKLDFRSAQDIPEWGFKFHMNDLAASLGLANYPHVAALVAKQKNNAHYYYDQFQGTPGLTLLERRPDCDSSYWLFTVLVADRPAFVEAMIARGLQVNQVHTRNDKYGALAEFQSPLPQLDRVADAMICLPVGWWLTDEDRQHVVDAVRQGW, encoded by the coding sequence ATGATTCCATTGTTCAAGGTTTTCGTGGCCCCCGAGGCCCAACAGGCAGTCTCGAAGACACTGTGTTCCGGCTACATCGCCCAAGGACCGCAAGTCGATCAGTTCGAGCAATTGCTCGCTCTTCACTTCGGCAACCCGCGCATGGTGACGGTCAATTCATGCACCTCGGCCATTCATCTCGCGCTGCATTTAATCAAACGCGAATATGGCTTAAGCGACAGCACGGAGATTTTGTCGTCGCCCATGACTTGCGCCGCGACGAATTTTCCCGCCGTCGCCAATCGCTTCGCAATCCGCTGGGTGGATGTCGATCCCGGCACGCTGAATATCGACCTCGATGACGCTGCGCGAAAGCTCAGCCGTGAAACTCGCGTTCTGCTATTTGTGCATTGGGGCGGCTACCCGATCGATTACGATCGCATGGCGCTACTAACCGCCGAATATCGCCGGCGATTCGGGCAAGACCTGATCGTCGTCGAAGATTGTGCCCATGCGTGGGAATCGAGATTCCGAGGACGGCTCGTCGGTAGCACTTGCGAAGAACATTTCGCGGCATTCAGTTTTCAAGCCATTAAATCGCTGACCACGGGCGACGGCGGATTGCTGATCACGCCGCCCGGCACGATGTGGCGCGGCGCCCGAATGGCGCGATGGTTTGGCCTTGATCGCGACAACAAGCTCGATTTCCGCAGCGCGCAGGATATTCCCGAGTGGGGATTCAAGTTTCACATGAACGATCTGGCGGCGAGCCTAGGTTTGGCCAATTATCCGCATGTCGCCGCGCTTGTCGCCAAGCAGAAAAACAACGCCCATTATTATTACGATCAATTTCAAGGCACGCCGGGACTGACACTGCTCGAGCGGCGGCCGGATTGCGACAGTTCGTATTGGTTGTTCACGGTGCTCGTCGCCGATCGGCCCGCGTTTGTCGAGGCAATGATTGCTCGCGGCCTGCAAGTGAACCAGGTGCATACGCGTAACGACAAATACGGCGCGCTCGCAGAATTCCAATCACCGCTTCCGCAACTCGACCGAGTTGCCGATGCGATGATTTGCTTGCCGGTCGGTTGGTGGCTTACGGACGAGGATCGACAACACGTTGTCGACGCCGTGCGGCAGGGTTGGTGA
- the fliW gene encoding flagellar assembly protein FliW has translation MFIQTTRFGRLEIAPHDVLIFPAGIPGLEDCREWVLLADASNDALGWLQCTTRREVAFAVVSPRRFVAGYQIRLARSELAPLELNDVRDAQVLVIVGKNERGITLNLKAPLVIHLARRLGRQVVANGDQPIQHELGSPAIAERPRLKTAG, from the coding sequence ATGTTCATTCAAACGACACGCTTTGGACGCCTGGAAATCGCACCTCACGACGTGCTGATTTTTCCGGCCGGGATTCCCGGTTTGGAAGACTGCCGCGAATGGGTGTTGCTGGCTGATGCAAGCAACGACGCCCTTGGTTGGCTGCAATGCACGACGCGGCGGGAAGTCGCATTTGCGGTCGTCAGTCCGCGGCGATTTGTCGCTGGCTATCAGATCCGGCTCGCACGGAGCGAATTGGCTCCGTTGGAGTTGAACGACGTGCGGGATGCCCAGGTGCTGGTGATCGTCGGGAAGAATGAACGTGGCATTACGCTGAATCTCAAGGCGCCGCTGGTGATTCATCTCGCACGGCGTCTGGGGCGGCAGGTCGTCGCTAACGGAGATCAGCCGATCCAACACGAGTTGGGGTCGCCGGCAATTGCCGAGCGTCCGCGATTGAAGACGGCCGGCTGA
- a CDS encoding (Fe-S)-binding protein codes for MSGAVGALTEIRPASQAGKLDLRSSKPTNPGEGIDYRRFLDCVHCGLCTSACPTYLELGDENDSPRGRIYLMRAVTDGRLELTASVRRHLDLCLDCRACETACPSGVQYGRLIEPFRVAMEQLSAEHLSGAAPAEPDVSGDKHERLEPSAGGDWFRRRILFGVFPYPDRMRRLLRPARIAQQLGLIALAEKTGLLKLLPQPLQRLTGMLPRLRKPARRLPEFLPAEGKRRARVALFTGCVADTMFRHTHWATARVLQKNGCDVLVPRNQACCGAIHFHAGASEPAREFADANLTAFDFQQIDAIVVNVAGCGAMLKDYGHHWHDDRQIDRTAFAAKVQDIHEFLDQLGIVPPTGRIGLVATYHDACHLAHAQKIRQAPRRLLAQVPGLVLKDLPETEICCGAAGTYNLTEPELSDRLSRRKLANVLKTGARAVLTANAGCLLQIDREARRQNERLWIAHPIDVLDMSYRGVGPPV; via the coding sequence TTGAGCGGCGCCGTTGGAGCATTGACCGAGATACGGCCGGCAAGTCAGGCTGGAAAGCTTGACCTACGGAGTTCCAAGCCCACGAATCCGGGCGAAGGAATCGATTATCGGCGATTTCTGGATTGCGTGCATTGCGGATTGTGCACGTCCGCTTGCCCAACGTATCTCGAACTCGGTGATGAAAACGATAGTCCGCGCGGACGTATCTATTTGATGCGGGCGGTGACCGACGGTCGCTTGGAATTGACGGCGTCGGTTCGCCGGCACCTCGATTTGTGTCTCGATTGCCGGGCTTGTGAGACGGCTTGTCCATCGGGCGTGCAATACGGCCGGTTGATCGAGCCTTTCCGCGTGGCAATGGAGCAATTGTCCGCGGAACACCTCTCAGGGGCGGCGCCGGCTGAACCGGATGTTTCCGGTGACAAACACGAAAGGTTAGAACCGTCGGCAGGCGGCGATTGGTTCCGTCGCAGGATTCTGTTTGGAGTGTTTCCGTATCCCGACCGGATGCGACGGCTCTTGCGGCCGGCCCGGATTGCGCAGCAATTGGGATTGATCGCGCTAGCCGAAAAGACCGGCTTGCTAAAGCTCCTTCCTCAGCCTTTGCAACGGCTCACCGGCATGCTTCCGCGGCTGCGAAAGCCGGCCCGTCGGCTTCCGGAATTTCTGCCCGCCGAGGGTAAGCGGCGGGCACGGGTGGCGCTATTCACCGGCTGCGTGGCCGACACCATGTTTCGCCACACGCATTGGGCCACGGCTCGCGTGCTGCAAAAAAATGGCTGTGATGTGCTCGTGCCGCGAAATCAGGCTTGTTGCGGGGCGATCCATTTCCATGCCGGAGCGAGCGAACCGGCGCGTGAATTTGCAGATGCGAATCTTACGGCCTTCGATTTTCAACAGATCGATGCCATCGTGGTTAACGTGGCGGGATGCGGGGCAATGCTGAAAGATTACGGCCATCACTGGCACGACGATCGCCAAATCGACCGGACTGCGTTCGCCGCCAAGGTGCAAGATATTCACGAGTTTCTCGACCAACTCGGCATCGTGCCTCCAACCGGGCGAATCGGGCTTGTGGCGACGTATCACGACGCGTGTCATTTAGCGCATGCTCAGAAAATCCGCCAAGCGCCGCGGCGCCTTCTGGCGCAGGTGCCGGGGCTGGTGTTGAAAGACTTGCCGGAAACCGAAATTTGCTGTGGCGCCGCCGGCACCTACAATCTGACCGAGCCGGAACTGTCGGACCGATTGAGCCGGCGCAAGCTGGCCAATGTCTTGAAAACCGGCGCTCGCGCCGTCCTCACCGCCAATGCCGGCTGCCTGCTGCAAATTGACCGTGAAGCTCGCCGGCAAAACGAGCGGTTGTGGATCGCGCATCCGATCGACGTGCTCGATATGAGCTACCGCGGCGTTGGGCCGCCGGTTTGA
- a CDS encoding FAD-binding oxidoreductase, whose amino-acid sequence MSHTASELLPLTGTVAPPDSAALAGALRQASADGTPLYPIGGGTSLDYGLPARAPGLGLSLARLDRIVDYPARDMTITVEAGIKMSVLAAALAEQRQRLPVDVPQAERATLGGVIATNASGPLRYGHGTIRDYVIGISVVDGRGMEFKGGGRVVKNVAGYDFCKLLVGSLGTIGVITQATLKVKPLPESSALVACRLRDHEQAEQLLAGLVASRTSPTAIELLAGPAWEDEPALEPIEPAQTGSGFGQLVIALEGTAVEVQSMTATLADEWRAFGVAAHVLPPERAESLWKRLREFPAAREGGQPHFAPKAPQNEPVPNAGLVAKINVPASRTIEMIRLAGEIQPDCSVQAHAGNGVIVVRMPSFPSGGISRLWIGRLQPAAQQVGGSAVILSCSQVSELTRQAVWGRPAQAAMLMEAVHRQFDPKNLLNPGRFVYS is encoded by the coding sequence ATGAGCCACACCGCCAGCGAGCTTTTGCCATTGACCGGAACAGTCGCGCCGCCCGATTCAGCGGCGCTGGCCGGCGCGCTGCGGCAGGCGTCCGCCGATGGCACACCACTCTATCCGATCGGCGGCGGCACAAGCCTGGATTACGGCTTGCCGGCGCGAGCGCCCGGCTTGGGGCTCTCGCTCGCCCGGCTCGATCGAATCGTAGACTATCCCGCCAGGGATATGACGATCACGGTCGAAGCCGGCATCAAGATGTCGGTCCTTGCCGCCGCGCTGGCCGAGCAGCGGCAACGCCTGCCGGTCGACGTGCCGCAGGCCGAACGAGCGACGCTCGGCGGCGTCATCGCGACGAACGCTTCCGGCCCCTTGCGTTACGGGCATGGCACGATCCGCGACTACGTGATCGGCATCTCGGTGGTGGACGGCCGCGGAATGGAATTCAAAGGGGGCGGGCGAGTCGTCAAAAATGTCGCAGGCTACGATTTTTGCAAGCTGCTCGTCGGATCTTTGGGTACCATCGGCGTCATCACGCAGGCGACGCTGAAGGTGAAGCCGCTTCCCGAAAGTTCGGCACTCGTGGCCTGCCGATTGCGCGATCACGAGCAGGCCGAACAGCTACTGGCTGGATTGGTTGCATCGCGCACCAGCCCCACGGCCATCGAGCTTCTTGCCGGACCGGCGTGGGAGGACGAGCCGGCGCTCGAGCCAATCGAACCGGCACAAACTGGCAGCGGGTTTGGTCAACTGGTCATCGCGCTCGAAGGAACAGCGGTCGAAGTGCAATCGATGACGGCGACGCTGGCCGACGAATGGCGGGCGTTCGGTGTGGCGGCGCATGTGTTGCCACCCGAGCGGGCCGAGTCGCTGTGGAAGCGGCTGCGGGAGTTTCCGGCCGCGCGCGAAGGGGGACAGCCACATTTTGCTCCCAAGGCACCGCAAAACGAGCCAGTCCCCAATGCTGGTTTGGTGGCAAAGATCAACGTGCCGGCTAGCCGGACGATCGAGATGATTCGGCTGGCCGGCGAAATTCAGCCCGACTGCTCGGTGCAGGCCCACGCCGGCAACGGCGTCATCGTGGTGCGAATGCCGTCGTTTCCCAGCGGCGGGATTTCGCGGCTTTGGATCGGCCGATTGCAGCCGGCAGCGCAGCAAGTCGGCGGCAGCGCCGTGATCTTGTCGTGTTCGCAAGTGAGCGAATTGACTCGGCAGGCCGTCTGGGGCCGCCCCGCCCAGGCTGCTATGCTGATGGAAGCCGTCCATCGGCAATTCGATCCGAAGAATTTGTTGAATCCGGGAAGATTTGTTTATTCGTAG
- the csrA gene encoding carbon storage regulator CsrA codes for MLVLSRQRDESIMIGDNIVITIVDIRGDKVRLGINAPAEIPVHRQEVYEAIQRENLRSSRLDPRDAQALGKPGAPRPPSAPKP; via the coding sequence ATGCTTGTTTTGTCGAGGCAACGCGACGAAAGCATCATGATCGGTGACAATATCGTCATTACGATTGTCGATATTCGCGGAGACAAGGTTCGCTTGGGGATCAACGCCCCGGCCGAAATTCCGGTCCACCGCCAGGAAGTCTACGAGGCGATCCAGAGGGAAAATCTGCGGTCGAGCCGGCTCGACCCGCGCGATGCCCAGGCGCTTGGCAAACCCGGCGCTCCGAGGCCCCCATCGGCGCCCAAGCCGTAG
- a CDS encoding four helix bundle protein, whose protein sequence is MNWPTRWRYLYYRATKNFPEDEQFGLTSQLRRSAVSIASNIVEGSARSSHADYCRFLDMAFGSSRQVEYQLTVSFRQA, encoded by the coding sequence TTGAACTGGCCCACTCGCTGGCGCTATCTATATTACCGCGCTACAAAGAACTTTCCGGAGGATGAGCAATTCGGTTTGACTTCGCAGTTGCGCCGGTCTGCCGTTTCCATCGCGTCGAACATCGTGGAAGGCTCTGCACGATCGTCGCACGCGGACTACTGCCGTTTTCTCGACATGGCGTTCGGCTCTTCCCGACAAGTCGAATATCAACTAACGGTGTCCTTCCGGCAAGCGTGA
- a CDS encoding GDP-mannose 4,6-dehydratase, with protein MTRALVTGGAGFIGHHLIEHLFKNTDWHIVCLDRLDTSGNLNRLTEILDGTPDYKKRFQFVWHDLKAAVNSQIASAIGPIKYIFHLAAASHVDRSISDPMAFVYDNVVGTGNLLCYARDIDSLDKLINFSTDEVFGPAPHGTFYSEWDRYDATNPYSATKAGAEELGLAFANTYGLPVITTHSMNVFGERQHPEKFVPMCIKRVLQGEKLLIHCSKEGAPGSRHYIHARNVSDVVLFLCEHGHKREKYNIVGHQELNNLEMAQAIADILGKPLNYELIDFHSSRPGHDLRYALRDTKLSAMGFEFKISFDESLRRTVWWSFTNKRWLE; from the coding sequence ATGACCCGAGCCCTGGTCACCGGCGGAGCCGGCTTCATCGGCCATCATCTCATCGAACACCTTTTCAAGAACACCGATTGGCATATCGTCTGTCTCGACCGGCTCGACACCTCGGGCAATCTCAATCGTCTGACCGAAATTCTCGACGGCACGCCCGACTACAAAAAACGATTTCAGTTCGTATGGCACGATTTGAAGGCGGCCGTGAACAGCCAAATCGCGTCGGCGATCGGGCCGATCAAATATATTTTCCACCTCGCGGCAGCCTCGCATGTCGATCGCAGCATCTCCGATCCGATGGCCTTCGTGTACGACAACGTCGTCGGCACCGGCAATTTGCTGTGCTACGCCCGGGATATCGATTCGCTCGATAAGCTGATCAATTTTTCGACCGACGAGGTGTTCGGCCCGGCCCCGCACGGCACGTTCTACAGCGAATGGGATCGCTACGACGCAACCAATCCCTACTCGGCCACGAAAGCCGGCGCCGAAGAGCTCGGCCTCGCCTTCGCCAACACCTACGGCCTGCCCGTCATCACGACGCACTCGATGAACGTTTTCGGCGAACGGCAGCATCCGGAAAAATTCGTGCCGATGTGCATCAAGCGAGTTTTGCAGGGCGAAAAGCTGCTGATCCATTGCAGCAAGGAAGGCGCTCCCGGCAGCCGGCACTATATCCATGCACGCAATGTTTCCGACGTCGTGCTATTTCTCTGCGAGCATGGCCACAAGCGGGAAAAATACAACATCGTCGGCCATCAGGAATTGAACAATCTCGAAATGGCCCAGGCCATTGCCGACATTCTCGGCAAACCGCTCAACTACGAATTGATCGACTTCCATTCCAGCCGCCCCGGCCACGACCTACGCTACGCCCTTCGCGACACGAAGCTGAGCGCGATGGGTTTCGAATTCAAGATCAGCTTCGACGAATCGCTGCGCCGCACCGTGTGGTGGAGCTTCACGAACAAGCGGTGGCTGGAGTAA